The proteins below come from a single Deinococcus ruber genomic window:
- a CDS encoding glycoside hydrolase family 19 protein, translating into MKLTSLLIAQLAYPGMPTVLVDTWATKLGAVCEDADINTPQRLSHFLAQVTHESGGFKYMVEIWGPTPAQVRYEGRLDLGNTELGDGFRYRGRGPMMLTGRGNFRIVGQRIGYPLEQQPELASQIGVGSLVACDYWNAKRLNALADLGGLTMVPAITRIVNGGLNNLDDRQRRYRLAAKALGLA; encoded by the coding sequence ATGAAACTCACTTCCCTTCTGATCGCCCAGCTCGCGTACCCTGGCATGCCTACCGTGCTGGTGGACACCTGGGCCACCAAACTCGGCGCGGTCTGCGAGGATGCCGACATTAATACACCGCAGCGCCTCAGCCACTTCCTTGCCCAGGTCACCCATGAGTCGGGCGGCTTTAAATACATGGTCGAGATCTGGGGACCGACGCCTGCTCAGGTACGGTACGAAGGCCGCCTGGACCTAGGGAACACAGAGCTGGGCGACGGCTTCCGGTACCGGGGGCGCGGGCCGATGATGCTCACTGGACGAGGCAACTTTCGCATCGTCGGGCAGCGGATCGGGTACCCGCTGGAACAGCAGCCCGAGCTCGCCTCACAGATCGGCGTGGGCAGCCTGGTGGCCTGCGACTACTGGAATGCGAAGCGGCTGAACGCTCTTGCGGATCTGGGTGGGCTGACGATGGTCCCGGCCATCACGCGCATCGTCAACGGCGGCCTGAACAATCTCGATGACCGTCAGCGCCGGTACCGACTGGCCGCCAAGGCGCTGGGGTTGGCATGA